Proteins encoded within one genomic window of Nonomuraea gerenzanensis:
- a CDS encoding YihY/virulence factor BrkB family protein translates to MASLTERVASVKAWGRGKLDYWRVRRLSIDHLVRAAQRYQLQAGDRLAGAVTYFTFLSFFPLLVLGYSVLGFVVATSQTTREAMQQAIAERLPGIMDKLDFNVEQIAEAKTAAGIIGLLGLLYAGLGALDALRGALREMSMTTTPPLDFFLGKLRDLASLILLGVTAISSVLVAGFATTATDHVMKFVFGGDTLAGWLTLRVAGVTASVGADWLLFVILLGWVARPTQPFRVIAKGALLGAISFGVLKQIATLLLATTMGNVVYGAFAAIAGLLVWMNFSARLILFVAAWTATAGLCPPPSPSPIPATEVGSPPGDGPAPMPDPSGA, encoded by the coding sequence ATGGCGAGTCTTACCGAGCGGGTCGCGTCGGTGAAGGCCTGGGGGCGTGGCAAGCTCGACTACTGGCGGGTGCGCAGGCTGTCGATCGACCATCTCGTCAGGGCGGCGCAGCGCTACCAGTTGCAGGCCGGCGACCGGCTGGCGGGCGCGGTCACCTACTTCACCTTCCTGTCCTTCTTCCCGCTGCTGGTGCTGGGCTACTCGGTGCTCGGCTTCGTGGTGGCCACCAGCCAGACCACCCGGGAGGCGATGCAGCAGGCGATCGCCGAGCGGCTGCCGGGCATCATGGACAAGCTCGACTTCAACGTCGAGCAGATCGCCGAGGCCAAGACGGCGGCGGGGATCATCGGCCTGCTGGGCCTGCTCTACGCCGGGCTCGGGGCGCTCGACGCGCTGCGCGGGGCGCTGCGCGAGATGTCGATGACCACCACGCCGCCGCTCGACTTCTTCCTCGGCAAGCTGCGCGACCTGGCCTCGCTGATCCTGCTGGGCGTCACGGCGATCTCCTCCGTGCTCGTCGCCGGGTTCGCCACGACCGCCACCGACCACGTGATGAAGTTCGTCTTCGGCGGGGACACGCTGGCCGGCTGGCTCACGCTGCGGGTCGCCGGGGTGACGGCCAGCGTGGGGGCCGACTGGCTGCTGTTCGTGATCCTGCTCGGCTGGGTGGCCAGGCCCACCCAGCCGTTCCGGGTGATCGCCAAGGGGGCGCTGCTGGGCGCGATCTCGTTCGGGGTGCTCAAGCAGATCGCGACGCTGCTGCTGGCGACCACCATGGGCAACGTGGTGTACGGCGCGTTCGCCGCCATCGCCGGGCTGCTGGTCTGGATGAACTTCTCAGCCAGGCTCATCCTCTTCGTGGCGGCGTGGACGGCCACCGCCGGGCTCTGCCCGCCGCCCTCCCCGTCGCCGATCCCGGCCACGGAGGTGGGCAGCCCGCCCGGCGACGGCCCCGCGCCGATGCCGGACCCGTCAGGAGCCTGA
- a CDS encoding D-alanyl-D-alanine carboxypeptidase family protein has protein sequence MWTKLVPVAALIASVTLTGGTARAEPSAPVGGDALGSRGLVAPAGVKKPPKSKATSYVVADADTGEVLAAKDAHGRYLPASTLKTLTALTLIQKLDKNRKVRPSQNACNQEGSAVGLTPKVTYKIEDLFRALMMSSGNDAAMALAEANGSLAKTMTDMNAEARRLQAYDTVAKTPSGLDKPGQSSSAYDLALIARAGLANPDFRRYISTKVAKFPAPKGYYEISNHNKLLWRYDGMVGVKNGWTSKAQASFVGAATRGGHTIVVSIMRHEGGFWDEVAQLLDWGFAVRGKVAPVGRLVDPLPASALAAPQQGQPSAAPSASAAPGMSVTPAAQPPLLDTAASKQTDDTRMVGSLVIGGGLLFGLIWLGYGIRRKRSRSGS, from the coding sequence ATGTGGACGAAACTCGTGCCGGTCGCGGCACTCATCGCCTCGGTCACGCTCACCGGCGGGACCGCGCGCGCCGAGCCGTCGGCGCCGGTCGGTGGCGACGCGCTGGGCAGCCGCGGCCTGGTCGCCCCCGCAGGCGTCAAGAAGCCGCCCAAGAGCAAGGCTACTTCGTACGTCGTCGCGGACGCCGACACGGGTGAGGTGCTGGCCGCCAAGGACGCCCACGGACGCTACCTGCCGGCCAGCACCCTCAAGACGCTGACCGCGCTCACCCTGATCCAGAAGCTCGACAAGAACCGCAAGGTCCGGCCCAGCCAGAACGCCTGCAACCAGGAGGGCAGCGCGGTCGGCCTGACGCCCAAGGTCACCTACAAGATCGAGGACCTGTTCAGGGCGCTGATGATGTCGTCCGGCAACGACGCCGCCATGGCGCTGGCCGAGGCGAACGGCAGCCTGGCCAAGACCATGACCGACATGAACGCCGAGGCCAGGCGGCTGCAGGCGTACGACACCGTGGCCAAGACGCCCAGCGGCCTGGACAAGCCCGGGCAGAGCAGCTCGGCGTACGACCTGGCGCTGATCGCCCGCGCCGGGCTGGCCAACCCGGACTTCCGTCGTTACATCAGCACGAAGGTCGCCAAGTTCCCGGCGCCCAAGGGTTACTACGAGATCAGCAACCACAACAAGCTGCTCTGGCGCTACGACGGCATGGTCGGCGTGAAGAACGGCTGGACGTCGAAGGCGCAGGCCAGCTTCGTCGGCGCGGCCACCCGCGGCGGTCACACGATCGTGGTGAGCATCATGCGGCACGAGGGCGGCTTCTGGGACGAGGTCGCCCAGCTCCTCGACTGGGGCTTCGCGGTGCGGGGCAAGGTCGCCCCGGTGGGCCGGCTGGTGGACCCGCTTCCGGCTTCGGCGCTCGCCGCGCCCCAGCAGGGGCAGCCGTCGGCCGCCCCGAGCGCGTCGGCCGCGCCCGGGATGTCGGTCACGCCGGCCGCGCAGCCGCCGCTGCTCGACACGGCCGCCTCGAAGCAGACCGACGACACCAGGATGGTCGGCTCGCTGGTGATCGGCGGCGGCCTGCTGTTCGGGCTGATCTGGCTGGGCTACGGCATCCGCCGTAAGCGAAGCCGGTCAGGCTCCTGA
- a CDS encoding SCO4848 family membrane protein, which translates to MSRKIAGFLIVLGAFMIFEWVNLGFNLADGHPTSFYVVHGVLIVVNVVLGAVLAVIGWRGWRRSGVG; encoded by the coding sequence GTGTCACGAAAGATCGCCGGTTTCCTCATCGTCCTGGGCGCGTTCATGATCTTCGAGTGGGTGAACCTGGGGTTTAACTTGGCCGACGGTCACCCGACCAGCTTCTACGTGGTGCACGGCGTGCTGATCGTGGTGAACGTCGTCCTGGGTGCGGTGCTGGCTGTGATCGGCTGGCGCGGGTGGCGCCGCTCAGGGGTCGGGTGA